TAGAATAAACAAACTACCTATTAATTTTTTTTGCATGCTTTCTCCCCCTTTTTCGCCCTAAACCTAACACCTTTAATTACCCGCAAAAAAACAAAAGAAAACAGCCAGTATAATAACTAGCTGTTTCTATGATTATGACAAAATATCATAAGCCATTTTATATTTCGTTGATTTTGCGAAATGTTTACTCGCATGTTTTTTCACTCGGTCAATTAAAATTGGGTCATTCGAGTCATCAATTTTTTTCAATAATTTTATCATTTTTTCTTCGTAGCTAACTTGCTCGTTTTGATGATATAAAAGCAATGTTTCGGTATATTCTATAAAGAAATTAAGTTCCTTCACCCGCTCATCGACTTTATTCATCAGTCCCATTAAGGAGGCCGCTTCGTCTACGAATCCTTTTTCTGCAAAAATAACCATTAGTTCCGTTATAACTAGATAGTCATTGTTATTGAAGCTCGTATTCGTTGTCTCATAAGCCATTAATTCCTCATACAAACTTGCTATTTTCTCATTAAAAAGTGCTTCATTTCCCTCAATATTCTCAATTTCCGCCATTTTTAATTGAACGACAAAATAATAAATCTTTTTGGATTCTGGGTATTTCTCAAAATATCCCACAGCTTGCTCAAATCTGTTTTTTGCCTCTGCCATAAAACCAATTTGAAAATAAATATAGCCATAAAAATAGAGTATCGCAACAATGCGTTCTTGCTCCTCATATTTAATCAACTCCAGCGCCTGCTTAATGTGCGCGAGTGCTGGCTCGTAGATACTTTGGCAAATATAATTGATGCAAATGCATACGTGGAAAACTACTTGAAAACCTTTATTTTCCGTTAAATCCACACACTTCTCCCAGTACTCGACTGCTAATTGATAATCACAAGTGGCATGGGAATGTTTTACAGCCTGACCATAATAATAATAAGACAGTAACTGCCGTGGGAACGATTCTTCCGCACGTTTTTTTGTGTTATTTAAATATTTGGCTTCGATTTCTTCTGCTTTAGAAAATTCCCAAGTCTTATAATAATAGGCTGTCTGCAAACAGTAAAAGCTAAGTTCAACAGCTGGCGATTCATGAAGTAAGTCCACATTTTCAGCTATACTATTTAATCGGCTTTCCATTTCTGCTGTATTGGAAAATACCAATAGTTCAAAAATCGCGTCCATTTCTTTTAGCAGCTCTTTGTTTGATTCTTCTTCACTTATCAACAGTATTTGTTCTGGTACTTCTAATCTTTTAGCAATATGGATTAATGTTTCTAAGGAAGCAATTTTGATGCCATTTTCGATATTTGCGAGATACGGAACAGAAATAATTCCTTGGGCTACGTCTTTTAATGTTAACTGCTTCTCTTTACGAATATTTTTAATTCGCAAACCGATTAAGTTCATGCTGTCACCGCCACTTTTTAAATTTCCCCTTTAATTATAAACATTTAATGATAGAAAACAACTACTTATTTGCAACTAATTTATGGATTAAGTCCTTCTGCTTTTTCATCAATATATTTCTTTTTGTTTCGAAAAAGCGAGTTTCTTACTCTAGCTTTACAAACAAAACGTTTTAGACCAAAAAAGCCTTGTTTGCCTTTTGTTCTAAAACGCATAATTCACCTTTTTTCTTAGTGAAGCAAATAAAAACTTTCAGAGAAATATCATCATTAATCTATTTGCTTTGTTTTGTCAGTATAAGTGAGTACAGGGAACTTCTCTAAAACCTATACGCCATCTAATACTGACACTTATTACTTTTTAGTTGCTCCCACAGGCAACTAATTCCGTCAATAAACAACAAGGCTTTTTGGATTCTTTCCCTTATCAAATCCAAAAAAAATTCATTATTCATTCCCTTTTAAAACCTGTTCTACGTAAAACGGAAACGTAGACTTTCATTTTAACATTCAAATGTAATTAAATGAAAAAAAGGAAACAATTGTCTATTTCATCTTTTTTAATCCTGTTTTTAAATAAGTTTTCCTAAAAAAGGGCGAAGATATTTAATATCTCCGCCTTTGGTTTATTTAAATAGAATATGTTTTTTCTTCATATAGAATACGATGGATGCTGCTACAATCATTTCTGAAATCGGAATTGCTAGCCAAACGCCCGGAATACCAATGATTGGTGGCAGCACTAGTAGGAAGATGACCATGAAAATAATCTCACGCGATATTGTAATCCATGTGGCCATTTTTACCTTGTCCGATGTTTGGAAATAGGTCATCATAACAAAGTTGAAGCCCATGAACAGATAAGCTGTATAGAATAATTTGATACCGTTACTTGCTAAATCTCTAATTTCCGGGCTAAAGTTCCCGAACATCGAAACGAGCAAGTTGGAACCGAAGAGACCAACGAGCAAAAAGCCTACTCCAGTGCTGAACGCTACCATAATCGCAATTTTCAACGTTTCTATTTCTTTTTGTCTAGCTTTCGCGCCCCGATAATAACTAATAAGTGGTTGAATCGCGGACCCCATTCCAAGGAACAACATCAAAATCACACTGTGCGTATAATTGAGTACCGAGAACGCCGCCACACCAGCAGTCCCTGCAATAGCTGCTATCGAAATATTATAACCTAGCGTAAATACAGACACCCCAACTTCCGCTAAAAAGCTTGGTAAGCCAATTGCTAAAGTCTTCTTGAAAAACGCTTTGTTCCAGTCTACTTTGACAAATTTTAAGCGACTTGATTTTTTGAAGAAATGGGTAATTAAAATGAGTACACCGATAATGATTGCAATCATCGTAGCAAGTGCAGAACCCGTCACGCCCCATTCGAATACAAACAAGAATAAATAGTTCAAAATAACATTACTGATTGCTGTTACAATAAGCGCAATCATCGATAAATTAGGATCGCCATCATTACGTACAAAAATACTTAAAATATTTTCTAGTGTAAGCGCAAATCCAAATACGAGCAGGATGTTCATATACTCAAGCACATAACCAATCGTATCATCATTCGCACCTAAAAAATAAGCTAATGGTACTTTAAAAATAAACGCTATAATTCCAATAATAACTGTGATTGAAACAACGGCTAGAATCGCATTGGTGAAAATCGTTTGAGCTTTCGCGACATTTTTCTCTCCAATCGCAAAGGAAAACTGAGTCGCAGCACCAATCCCAATCCAAATAGAAATCGCTGTAAAAATCGTAAATACAGGCACCGCTATATTTATCCCAGCCAGCGCCACTCCGCCGAGCTTATGCCCAACAAAAATTCCATCAATCACAATATTTAAAGACATTAACAACATTCCCACTAAGGAAGGAATTAAATATCTAAAGTAAATCTTTTTAACTGAATCTGTTTCTAAAATTTCCATATTTTTTGCCATACTACACCTCTAATTCAAAGCTTTTAGCGTAATTCCTCTCCAGAAAATTTGCCATAAAGCTGTGATTTTCTTTTCCGTTCTTTCCGGATCGTTCACGTACACAATGTCTACAATAACTGCGTCGAGAATTCCCATATAAGCTTCTTTCATCGTTTCCACATCTTGCATTGGAATTAACTTTTGCTCCATCCAATTACTAAATAAATTAGTAAATTCATGTTCCATTTGTAGCACGTTCTCGGTAATATCTGCTTGGACCACTTCATACAAATGCTTCGGCGGATAAAACCCGTAACGCAACCAAAATTGATAGGCCTCGTCCGTATCGTATAATTCCTTCACACCAAAAAGTAAACTAGACAAAACAAGATCTGGTCTGGATAAATCACTATCCCGAAGTTTTGCCCGGTAGTAATCTATTTCTGTTGATTTCGCGTCCTTCATAATGGATAAAAACAAATCATCTTTATCTTTAAAATGAGAATAGATGGATTGTTTCTTCAGCCCCACAACCCCTGCAATATCAGCAAGCGATGTTCCTTCAAAACCGTTATTAGCAAAAAGTGTCAGTGCAGCTTGTTTGATTTCTTCTTTTCTCATCATTCCACCCCTCTCAAAAAAACTGACGACCGTTCGTAAGTTATTCTCTCACGAAAAAATTTCTTTGTCAACAAAAAAATCCACTCTAATAAAAGAGTGGATTCAGGAATTTATTTTTCTTCTAAAAACTCGCTAATCAATTCGTATGTCTCATCGGTCGCTTCTGAGTTAGTTGTCATGAAGCCATGTGGAACTTTTTCAAAGCGTTTGGCAAATACTTCTACGCCGGCGTCTTTTAATTTCTTCGCATATGCTTCCCCTTGATCTCTAAGTGGATCAAATTCAGCAGTCGCAATAAATGTTTTTGGTAGTCCGACTAAATCTTTGCTACGTATTGGTGCAACGAGTGGATCGTATTTACGATCGCTTGCATTCGCAATATATAATTTAAAGAATTTATCTAATGATTCTTTCGTAAGCACGTAGCCTTCTGCAAATTCATCCATTGACGGATAAAGAACAGACGCATCACGACTGAAAATATCTGTCGCTGGATAAAGTAAAATTTGAGCAGTGATATTTGGTTTACCTTTTGATTTAGCAATTTGAGTCACAACGGTTGCTAAGTTTCCGCCTACGCTATCTCCTGCAACGATAATGTCTGAGGATTTAGCTCGTAAGCTAGTACGATGATTTTGAACCCATAGTAGCGCGGCATAGGCATCTTCCACTGCTGCTGGGAATGGATTTTCTGGAGCAAGTCGGTAATCAACAGTAACCACGCGAGCACCTGTTGTTTGAACAAGTTTTCTGGCAATCGCATCATGTGTTTGCAGTCCGCCTAGAACAAATCCGCCACCATGATAGTAAACGATAATTTCAAAAGGTCCGTCTTCTTGCGGCGTATAAATTCGAATTGGAATTTTGCCAGCCGGGCCATCAATTTTTTTATTTTCAACATCGCCAATTTCGATATCTTTTGCTGAAGGTAATGCTTTTGTCGCTAGTCTCATATATTTATATCGCGAATCTACGTCGGATAACGGTGAAGTGTTTTTCACAAATTCCTGTGAAGCTTCATCTAAATTCTCCAGTACCTCGGGATTATATTCTTTTTTCCCAACCGCTTTTTTGTAAATAAAGAAAACGATTAATAATGGAAGTAGAATGATCCCAGCAAAACCGATAGCGATCCATTTTATTGTATTTTTCACATTCGCTCAACTCCTTCAATATAACTTCATTAACAAGTATAGCAGTTTTACGAACAGGAACCAATTTATTACTATTTGAAATGATTATTTTTATTTGAAAATGTATTTTTAAGCATAATTATGAATAATTTAAAATAAAAAGGTTGATATATAAAAGCATCGGTGTTAATATAAATACAAATGTTTGTATATTTATGAATAGGGGATGTTTACAATGGCGAAAGAAAAAATCGTATTAGCTTACTCAGGTGGGTTAGATACTTCTGTGGCAATTCAGTGGTTAGTAGAATCAGGTTATGAAGTTATTGCATGTTGCTTAGATGTTGGTGAAGGCAAAAATTTGGATTTTATTAAAGAAAAAGCCATTACTGTTGGAGCAAGTGAATCCTACACGATTGATGCAAAAGAAGAATTCGCGGAGGATTTTGCGTTAATTGCCCTTCAAGCCCACGCATATTATGAAGGAAAATATCCACTTATTTCCGCTTTAAGTCGTCCGTTAATTGCGAAAAAATTAGTAGAAGTCGCTCGTCAAGAAGGCGCCTCTGCTATCGCTCATGGCTGTACTGGTAAAGGAAATGACCAAGTTCGGTTTGAAGTAGCGATTCATGCACTTGCTCCTGATTTAAAAGTTGTTTCCCCTGTCCGTGATTGGAAATGGTCTAGAGAAGAAGAAATCAATTACGCCAAAGAACATAACATCCCTGTTCCAATTGATTTAGATAATCCCTTCTCGATTGACCAAAACCTTTGGGGTAGAAGTAACGAATGTGGTGTGCTTGAAAACCCATGGACAACACCTCCAGAAGCAGCTTACGACTTAACAGTGAGCTTAGAAGACGCACCAGATACGCCAGATATTGTTGAAATTACGTTTGATGCCGGTATTCCAATTTCTCTAAATGGAGAAAATATGAGCCTAGCAAATTTGATCCTTACTTTAAATGAAATTGCTGGAAAACATGGTGTCGGTAGAATTGATCATATCGAAAATCGTTTAGTTGGTATTAAATCACGTGAAGTATATGAATGTCCGGCCGCAGTCACTTTGATTACTGCACATAAAGAATTAGAAGACTTAACTTTTGTTCGTGAAGTGGCACATTTCAAACCTATTATCGAACAAAAAATCAGCGAAACAATTTACAATGGCCTATGGTTCTCACCTTTAACAGAAGCTT
The sequence above is drawn from the Listeria monocytogenes genome and encodes:
- a CDS encoding helix-turn-helix domain-containing protein; amino-acid sequence: MNLIGLRIKNIRKEKQLTLKDVAQGIISVPYLANIENGIKIASLETLIHIAKRLEVPEQILLISEEESNKELLKEMDAIFELLVFSNTAEMESRLNSIAENVDLLHESPAVELSFYCLQTAYYYKTWEFSKAEEIEAKYLNNTKKRAEESFPRQLLSYYYYGQAVKHSHATCDYQLAVEYWEKCVDLTENKGFQVVFHVCICINYICQSIYEPALAHIKQALELIKYEEQERIVAILYFYGYIYFQIGFMAEAKNRFEQAVGYFEKYPESKKIYYFVVQLKMAEIENIEGNEALFNEKIASLYEELMAYETTNTSFNNNDYLVITELMVIFAEKGFVDEAASLMGLMNKVDERVKELNFFIEYTETLLLYHQNEQVSYEEKMIKLLKKIDDSNDPILIDRVKKHASKHFAKSTKYKMAYDILS
- the fepA gene encoding multidrug efflux MATE transporter FepA, which gives rise to MAKNMEILETDSVKKIYFRYLIPSLVGMLLMSLNIVIDGIFVGHKLGGVALAGINIAVPVFTIFTAISIWIGIGAATQFSFAIGEKNVAKAQTIFTNAILAVVSITVIIGIIAFIFKVPLAYFLGANDDTIGYVLEYMNILLVFGFALTLENILSIFVRNDGDPNLSMIALIVTAISNVILNYLFLFVFEWGVTGSALATMIAIIIGVLILITHFFKKSSRLKFVKVDWNKAFFKKTLAIGLPSFLAEVGVSVFTLGYNISIAAIAGTAGVAAFSVLNYTHSVILMLFLGMGSAIQPLISYYRGAKARQKEIETLKIAIMVAFSTGVGFLLVGLFGSNLLVSMFGNFSPEIRDLASNGIKLFYTAYLFMGFNFVMMTYFQTSDKVKMATWITISREIIFMVIFLLVLPPIIGIPGVWLAIPISEMIVAASIVFYMKKKHILFK
- the fepR gene encoding efflux pump transcriptional regulator FepR codes for the protein MRKEEIKQAALTLFANNGFEGTSLADIAGVVGLKKQSIYSHFKDKDDLFLSIMKDAKSTEIDYYRAKLRDSDLSRPDLVLSSLLFGVKELYDTDEAYQFWLRYGFYPPKHLYEVVQADITENVLQMEHEFTNLFSNWMEQKLIPMQDVETMKEAYMGILDAVIVDIVYVNDPERTEKKITALWQIFWRGITLKALN
- a CDS encoding alpha/beta hydrolase → MKNTIKWIAIGFAGIILLPLLIVFFIYKKAVGKKEYNPEVLENLDEASQEFVKNTSPLSDVDSRYKYMRLATKALPSAKDIEIGDVENKKIDGPAGKIPIRIYTPQEDGPFEIIVYYHGGGFVLGGLQTHDAIARKLVQTTGARVVTVDYRLAPENPFPAAVEDAYAALLWVQNHRTSLRAKSSDIIVAGDSVGGNLATVVTQIAKSKGKPNITAQILLYPATDIFSRDASVLYPSMDEFAEGYVLTKESLDKFFKLYIANASDRKYDPLVAPIRSKDLVGLPKTFIATAEFDPLRDQGEAYAKKLKDAGVEVFAKRFEKVPHGFMTTNSEATDETYELISEFLEEK
- a CDS encoding argininosuccinate synthase, with the translated sequence MAKEKIVLAYSGGLDTSVAIQWLVESGYEVIACCLDVGEGKNLDFIKEKAITVGASESYTIDAKEEFAEDFALIALQAHAYYEGKYPLISALSRPLIAKKLVEVARQEGASAIAHGCTGKGNDQVRFEVAIHALAPDLKVVSPVRDWKWSREEEINYAKEHNIPVPIDLDNPFSIDQNLWGRSNECGVLENPWTTPPEAAYDLTVSLEDAPDTPDIVEITFDAGIPISLNGENMSLANLILTLNEIAGKHGVGRIDHIENRLVGIKSREVYECPAAVTLITAHKELEDLTFVREVAHFKPIIEQKISETIYNGLWFSPLTEALVAFLKSTQKFVNGTIRVKLFKGHAIVEGRKSPNSLYDENLATYTSSDTFDQDAAVGFIKLWGLPTKVSAEVNSKVTITTEV